The proteins below come from a single Hirundo rustica isolate bHirRus1 chromosome 6, bHirRus1.pri.v3, whole genome shotgun sequence genomic window:
- the USP47 gene encoding ubiquitin carboxyl-terminal hydrolase 47 isoform X2 encodes MVPSEENQLVPKEDVFWSCRQSIFAEMKKKFSQAECAAEEPRVLCIIQDTTNSKTVNERVTLNLPASTPLKRLFEDVAAKVGYVNGSFDLMWGNGDSVTDTQTPIDQNSDKTILDAGFEPGKKNFLHLTDKDGEQPHVMQEESGTAEDSAQERFIGPLPREGSIGCTNDYVSQSYSYSSVLSKSETGYVGLVNQAMTCYLNSLLQTLFMTPEFRNALYKWEFEESEEDPERSIPYQLQRLFVLLQTSKKRAIETTDVTRSFGWDSSEAWQQHDVQELCRVMFDALEQKWKQTEQADLINQLYQGKLKDYVRCLECGYEGWRIDTYLDIPLVIRPYGSSQAFASVEEALHAFIQPEILDGPNQYFCERCKKKCDARKGLRFLHFPYLLTLQLKRFDFDYTTMHRIKLNDRMTFPEELDMSVFIDVEDEKSPQTESCTDSGAENEGSCHSDQMSNDFSNDDGVDEGICLESNSAAERISKAGSEKSSLLYELFSVMVHSGSAAGGHYYACIKSFSDDQWYSFNDQHVSKITQEDIKKTYGGSSGSRGYYSSAFASSTNAYMLIYRLKDPTRNAKFLEAHEYPEHIKQLVQKERELEEQEKRQREIERNTCKIKLFCMHPTKQIMMENKLEVHKDRTLKEAVEIAYKLMDLEEAVPLDCCRLVKYDEFHDYLERSYEGEEDTPMGLLLGGVKSTYMFDLLLETRRPDQIFQCYKPGEVMVKVHVVDLKTESVAPPISVRAYLNQTVSEFKQLISKATHLPAETMRVVLERCYNDLRLLNVSSKTLKAEGFFRSNKVFVESSESLDRHVTYTDSQLWKLLDRHANTIRLYVSLPEQAPGSQLRRALYQKSSGAAGNLDEPCERVKGPVGNMKSVEAILEESTEKLKSLSLQQQQQQEGDNGDSSKSTEASDFENIESPLNEIDSSASAENRELDNQIQISDPENLQSEERSDSDVNNDRSTSSVDSDILSSSHSSDTLCNVDNAPLPLANGLDSHSITSSRRSKANQGKKETWDTAEEDSGTDSEYDESGKSRGEAQYMYFKSEPYAAEEGSGEGQKWLMVHVDKRITLSAFKQHLEPFVGVPSSHFKVFRVYASNQEFESVRLNETLSSFSDDNKITIRLGRALKKGEYRVKVYQLLINEPEPCKFLLDAVFAKGMTVRQSKEELLPQLREQCGLDLTIDRFRLRKKTWKNPGTVFLDYHIYEEDINISSNWEVFLEILDGAEKMKSMSQLAVLSRRWRPSEMKLDSFQEVVLESSSVEELKEKLSEISGIPLENIEFAKGRGTFPCDISILEIHQDLDWNPKVSALNVWPLYICDDGAVIFYRDKTEELMELTDEQRNELMKKESSRLQKTGHRVTYSPRKEKALKIYLDGAPNKDLTQD; translated from the exons GATGTGTTTTGGAGTTGCAGACAGAGTATCTTTGctgaaatgaagaagaaattttcACAG GCAGAATGTGCTGCAGAGGAGCCCCGGGTTCTGTGTATAATACAGGACACCACGAATTCCAAGACGGTGAATGAGCGTGTCACGCTGAACCTGCCGGCTTCCACCCCCCTCAAACGGCTCTTTGAAGACGTGGCTGCCAAAGTGGGCTACGTCAATGGCTCTTTTGATTTGATGTGGGGCAATGGAGACAGCGTCACTGACACG CAGACTCCAATAGATCAGAACAGTGACAAAACCATTCTCGATGCTGGTTTTGAGCCAGGGAAGAAGAACTTTCTGCATTTGACAGACAAGGATGGTGAGCAGCCTCATGTAATGCAG GAGGAGTCAGGTACAGCAGAGGACAGTGCGCAAGAGAGATTTATAGGCCCTCTTCCAAGAGAAGGCTCCATTGGATGTACCAATGACTATGTCAGTCAAAGCTATTCCTATTCTTCAGTCCTGAGCAAATCAGAGACAG GTTATGTGGGGCTGGTAAATCAAGCAATGACTTGCTACTTGAACAGCCTTCTGCAAACACTTTTCATGACTCCTGAATTTAGAAATGCATTGTATAA GTGGGAATTTGAGGAGTCTGAAGAGGATCCTGAGAGGAGTATCCCCTACCAGCTTCAAAGACTGTTTGTTTTACTGCAGACCAGCAAAAAAAGGGCAATTGAAACAACAGATGTTACACGGAGTTTTGGATGGGACAGTAGTGAAG CATGGCAGCAGCATGATGTGCAGGAGCTTTGTAGAGTCATGTTTGATGCTTTGGAGCAGAAATGGAAGCAAACGGAGCAG GCTGATCTTATAAATCAACTGTACCAAGGCAAACTGAAGGACTATGTGAGGTGCCTAGAGTGTGGCTATGAAGGCTGGAGAATCGACACGTACCTGGATATCCCTCTGGTCATCCGGCCCTATGGCTCCAGCCAGGCGTTTGCTAGCGTG GAAGAAGCACTGCATGCTTTCATTCAGCCTGAGATCCTTGATGGCCCAAATCAGTACTTTTGTGAGCGATGTAAGAAGAAATGCGATGCAAGGAAG GGTCTGCGGTTCTTGCACTTTCCATACCTGCTGACATTACAGCTGAAGAGATTTGACTTTGATTACACCACAATGCACAGAATTAAACTCAATGATCGCATGACTTTTCCAGAGGAGTTGGACATGAGTGTCTTTATTGATGTTGAAGATGAG AAGTCTCCTCAGACTGAGAGTTGCACTGATAGTGGAGCTGAAAATGAAGGCAGTTGTCACAGTGATCAGATGAGCAATGATTTTTCGAATGATGATGGAGTTGATGAAGGAATCTGCCTTGAAAGCAATAGTGCAGCAGAGAGGATCTCTAAAGCTGGCAGTGAAAAG AGTTCTTTACTTTATGAGCTCTTTTCTGTCATGGTTCATTCTGGAAGTGCTGCTGGTGGCCATTATTATGCCTGTATAAAATCTTTTAGTGATGATCAGTGGTACAGCTTTAATGATCAGCATGTTAGCAAg ATAACTCAGGAAGATATTAAGAAAACGTATGGAGGATCTTCTGGAAGCAGAGGCTATTATTCCAGTGCTTTTGCTAG TTCCACAAATGCTTACATGCTGATATACAGACTGAAAGATCCAACAAGAAATGCAA AGTTTCTTGAAGCACATGAATATCCAGAGCACATTAAACAATTGgttcagaaagagagagaattaGAAGAACAAGAAAAGAGGCAACGTGAAATTGAACGCAACACGTGCAAG ATTAAATTATTCTGCATGCATCCTACAAAACAAATAATGATGGAGAACAAATTGGAAGTTCATAAGGACAGAACACTGAAGGAAGCTGTGGAAATAGCTTACAAG CTTATGGATTTAGAAGAGGCTGTTCCCTTGGACTGCTGTCGCCTTGTCAAATATGATGAGTTCCATGACTACTTGGAGCGCTCGTACGAAGGAGAGGAGGATACCCCCATGGGTTTGTTACTCGGAGGGGTCAAGTCAACCTACATGTTTGACTTACTGTTGGAAACAAGAAGGCCTGACCAAATTTTCCAATGCTATAAGCCTGGTG AGGTCATGGTAAAAGTTCATGTAGTTGACCTGAAGACTGAATCTGTTGCTCCTCCAATAAGTGTGAGAGCTTATTTGAATCAAACAGTTTCAGAGTTTAAACAGCTGATTTCAAAG GCCACGCACCTGCCTGCTGAAACCATGCGGGTGGTGTTGGAGCGGTGCTACAACGACCTGCGTCTGCTGAACGTGTCCAGCAAAACACTGAAAGCTGAAGGCTTTTTTAGGAGCAACAAG GTGTTTGTTGAAAGCTCAGAGTCCTTGGACCGTCATGTGACCTACACAGACTCTCAGCTGTGGAAGCTTCTGGATCGCCACGCAAACACCATCAGACTGTACGTTTCATTGCCAGAGCAAGCTCCTGGATCCCAGCTCAGAAGGGCACTTTATCAGAAGTCTAGTGGGGCTGCAGGCAACTTGGATGAGCCTTGTGAAAGAGTAAAAGGACCTGTAGGTAATATGAAATCTGTAGAGGCTATTTTGGAAGAAAGCACGGAAAAACTTAAAAGCTTGTCcctgcagcaacagcagcagcaggagggagataACGGagacagcagcaaaagcacagAAGCCAGTGATTTTGAAAACATTGAGTCACCTTTAAATGAAATAGACTCTTCAGCAtcagcagaaaacagagaacTTGACAACCAAATTCAGATTTCTGATCCAGAGAATCTGCAGTCCGAGGAGCGGTCGGACTCGGATGTCAATAACGACAGGAGTACGAGCTCAGTGGACAGCGACATCCTCAGCTCCAGCCACAGCAGTGACACTTTGTGCAACGTGGACAATGCCCCCCTGCCCCTGGCTAACGGACTGGATTCGCACAGCATCACCAGTAGCAGGCGATCAAAAGCCAATCAGGGCAAGAAGGAGACCTGGGACACGGCAGAAGAGGATTCAGGAACAGACAGTGAATACGATGAAAGTGGCAAGAGCAGAGGAGAAGCACAGTATATGTACTTTAAATCAGAACCCTACGCTGCAGAGGAGGGTTCAGGAGAAGGGCAGAAAT GGCTGATGGTGCACGTTGATAAAAGAATTACGCTGTCTGCCTTCAAGCAACACTTGGAGCCTTTTGTTGGAGTTCCGTCTTCTCACTTCAAAGTCTTTAGAGTCTATGCCAGCAATCAAGAGTTTGAGAGTGTTCGGCTGAATGAGACCCTTTCGTCATTCTCTGATGACAATAAG ATAACTATTAGACTTGGAAGAGCCCTTAAGAAGGGTGAATACAGAGTTAAAGTCTATCAGCTCTTGATAAATGAGCCTGAG CCATGCAAGTTTCTTCTAGATGCAGTTTTTGCTAAAGGAATGACTGTCCGACAGTCCAAAGAGGAGCTGCTTCCTCAGCTTCGAGAACAATGTGGCCTAGACTTGACAATTGACAG GTTTCGCCTACGAAAGAAAACCTGGAAGAATCCAGGCACTGTGTTTCTGGATTATCATATCTATGAAGAAGATATCAATATTTCCAGCAACTGGGAGGTCTTCTTAGAAATACTTGATG GAGCAGAAAAGATGAAATCCATGTCACAGCTTGCTGTTTTATCGAGACGATGGAGGCCATCAGAGATGAAATTAGATTCTTTCCAGGAAGTAGTACTAGAAAGCAGCAGTGTCGAAGAATTAAAAGAGAAG CTAAGTGAAATAAGTGGAATACCCTTAGAAAACATCGAATTTGCAAAG GGTAGAGGAACCTTTCCATGCGACATTTCCATACTAGAGATTCATCAAGACTTGGACTGGAATCCAAAAGTATCTGCATTGAATGTCTGGCCCCTGTACATTTGTGATGATGGTGCAGTAATATTTTATAG GGATAAAACTGAAGAATTAATGGAATTAACAGATGAGCAAAGAAATGAactgatgaaaaaagaaagcagcagactCCAGAAAACTGGACACCGGGTAACCTACTCTCCCCGCAAAGAAAAAGCACTAAAAATTTATCTGGATGGAGCACCAAATAAAGATTTGACTCAAGACTGA
- the USP47 gene encoding ubiquitin carboxyl-terminal hydrolase 47 isoform X3: protein MVPSEENQLVPKEDVFWSCRQSIFAEMKKKFSQAECAAEEPRVLCIIQDTTNSKTVNERVTLNLPASTPLKRLFEDVAAKVGYVNGSFDLMWGNGDSVTDTTPIDQNSDKTILDAGFEPGKKNFLHLTDKDGEQPHVMQEESGTAEDSAQERFIGPLPREGSIGCTNDYVSQSYSYSSVLSKSETGYVGLVNQAMTCYLNSLLQTLFMTPEFRNALYKWEFEESEEDPERSIPYQLQRLFVLLQTSKKRAIETTDVTRSFGWDSSEAWQQHDVQELCRVMFDALEQKWKQTEQADLINQLYQGKLKDYVRCLECGYEGWRIDTYLDIPLVIRPYGSSQAFASVEEALHAFIQPEILDGPNQYFCERCKKKCDARKGLRFLHFPYLLTLQLKRFDFDYTTMHRIKLNDRMTFPEELDMSVFIDVEDEKSPQTESCTDSGAENEGSCHSDQMSNDFSNDDGVDEGICLESNSAAERISKAGSEKSSLLYELFSVMVHSGSAAGGHYYACIKSFSDDQWYSFNDQHVSKITQEDIKKTYGGSSGSRGYYSSAFASSTNAYMLIYRLKDPTRNAKFLEAHEYPEHIKQLVQKERELEEQEKRQREIERNTCKIKLFCMHPTKQIMMENKLEVHKDRTLKEAVEIAYKLMDLEEAVPLDCCRLVKYDEFHDYLERSYEGEEDTPMGLLLGGVKSTYMFDLLLETRRPDQIFQCYKPGEVMVKVHVVDLKTESVAPPISVRAYLNQTVSEFKQLISKATHLPAETMRVVLERCYNDLRLLNVSSKTLKAEGFFRSNKVFVESSESLDRHVTYTDSQLWKLLDRHANTIRLYVSLPEQAPGSQLRRALYQKSSGAAGNLDEPCERVKGPVGNMKSVEAILEESTEKLKSLSLQQQQQQEGDNGDSSKSTEASDFENIESPLNEIDSSASAENRELDNQIQISDPENLQSEERSDSDVNNDRSTSSVDSDILSSSHSSDTLCNVDNAPLPLANGLDSHSITSSRRSKANQGKKETWDTAEEDSGTDSEYDESGKSRGEAQYMYFKSEPYAAEEGSGEGQKWLMVHVDKRITLSAFKQHLEPFVGVPSSHFKVFRVYASNQEFESVRLNETLSSFSDDNKITIRLGRALKKGEYRVKVYQLLINEPEPCKFLLDAVFAKGMTVRQSKEELLPQLREQCGLDLTIDRFRLRKKTWKNPGTVFLDYHIYEEDINISSNWEVFLEILDGAEKMKSMSQLAVLSRRWRPSEMKLDSFQEVVLESSSVEELKEKLSEISGIPLENIEFAKGRGTFPCDISILEIHQDLDWNPKVSALNVWPLYICDDGAVIFYRDKTEELMELTDEQRNELMKKESSRLQKTGHRVTYSPRKEKALKIYLDGAPNKDLTQD from the exons GATGTGTTTTGGAGTTGCAGACAGAGTATCTTTGctgaaatgaagaagaaattttcACAG GCAGAATGTGCTGCAGAGGAGCCCCGGGTTCTGTGTATAATACAGGACACCACGAATTCCAAGACGGTGAATGAGCGTGTCACGCTGAACCTGCCGGCTTCCACCCCCCTCAAACGGCTCTTTGAAGACGTGGCTGCCAAAGTGGGCTACGTCAATGGCTCTTTTGATTTGATGTGGGGCAATGGAGACAGCGTCACTGACACG ACTCCAATAGATCAGAACAGTGACAAAACCATTCTCGATGCTGGTTTTGAGCCAGGGAAGAAGAACTTTCTGCATTTGACAGACAAGGATGGTGAGCAGCCTCATGTAATGCAG GAGGAGTCAGGTACAGCAGAGGACAGTGCGCAAGAGAGATTTATAGGCCCTCTTCCAAGAGAAGGCTCCATTGGATGTACCAATGACTATGTCAGTCAAAGCTATTCCTATTCTTCAGTCCTGAGCAAATCAGAGACAG GTTATGTGGGGCTGGTAAATCAAGCAATGACTTGCTACTTGAACAGCCTTCTGCAAACACTTTTCATGACTCCTGAATTTAGAAATGCATTGTATAA GTGGGAATTTGAGGAGTCTGAAGAGGATCCTGAGAGGAGTATCCCCTACCAGCTTCAAAGACTGTTTGTTTTACTGCAGACCAGCAAAAAAAGGGCAATTGAAACAACAGATGTTACACGGAGTTTTGGATGGGACAGTAGTGAAG CATGGCAGCAGCATGATGTGCAGGAGCTTTGTAGAGTCATGTTTGATGCTTTGGAGCAGAAATGGAAGCAAACGGAGCAG GCTGATCTTATAAATCAACTGTACCAAGGCAAACTGAAGGACTATGTGAGGTGCCTAGAGTGTGGCTATGAAGGCTGGAGAATCGACACGTACCTGGATATCCCTCTGGTCATCCGGCCCTATGGCTCCAGCCAGGCGTTTGCTAGCGTG GAAGAAGCACTGCATGCTTTCATTCAGCCTGAGATCCTTGATGGCCCAAATCAGTACTTTTGTGAGCGATGTAAGAAGAAATGCGATGCAAGGAAG GGTCTGCGGTTCTTGCACTTTCCATACCTGCTGACATTACAGCTGAAGAGATTTGACTTTGATTACACCACAATGCACAGAATTAAACTCAATGATCGCATGACTTTTCCAGAGGAGTTGGACATGAGTGTCTTTATTGATGTTGAAGATGAG AAGTCTCCTCAGACTGAGAGTTGCACTGATAGTGGAGCTGAAAATGAAGGCAGTTGTCACAGTGATCAGATGAGCAATGATTTTTCGAATGATGATGGAGTTGATGAAGGAATCTGCCTTGAAAGCAATAGTGCAGCAGAGAGGATCTCTAAAGCTGGCAGTGAAAAG AGTTCTTTACTTTATGAGCTCTTTTCTGTCATGGTTCATTCTGGAAGTGCTGCTGGTGGCCATTATTATGCCTGTATAAAATCTTTTAGTGATGATCAGTGGTACAGCTTTAATGATCAGCATGTTAGCAAg ATAACTCAGGAAGATATTAAGAAAACGTATGGAGGATCTTCTGGAAGCAGAGGCTATTATTCCAGTGCTTTTGCTAG TTCCACAAATGCTTACATGCTGATATACAGACTGAAAGATCCAACAAGAAATGCAA AGTTTCTTGAAGCACATGAATATCCAGAGCACATTAAACAATTGgttcagaaagagagagaattaGAAGAACAAGAAAAGAGGCAACGTGAAATTGAACGCAACACGTGCAAG ATTAAATTATTCTGCATGCATCCTACAAAACAAATAATGATGGAGAACAAATTGGAAGTTCATAAGGACAGAACACTGAAGGAAGCTGTGGAAATAGCTTACAAG CTTATGGATTTAGAAGAGGCTGTTCCCTTGGACTGCTGTCGCCTTGTCAAATATGATGAGTTCCATGACTACTTGGAGCGCTCGTACGAAGGAGAGGAGGATACCCCCATGGGTTTGTTACTCGGAGGGGTCAAGTCAACCTACATGTTTGACTTACTGTTGGAAACAAGAAGGCCTGACCAAATTTTCCAATGCTATAAGCCTGGTG AGGTCATGGTAAAAGTTCATGTAGTTGACCTGAAGACTGAATCTGTTGCTCCTCCAATAAGTGTGAGAGCTTATTTGAATCAAACAGTTTCAGAGTTTAAACAGCTGATTTCAAAG GCCACGCACCTGCCTGCTGAAACCATGCGGGTGGTGTTGGAGCGGTGCTACAACGACCTGCGTCTGCTGAACGTGTCCAGCAAAACACTGAAAGCTGAAGGCTTTTTTAGGAGCAACAAG GTGTTTGTTGAAAGCTCAGAGTCCTTGGACCGTCATGTGACCTACACAGACTCTCAGCTGTGGAAGCTTCTGGATCGCCACGCAAACACCATCAGACTGTACGTTTCATTGCCAGAGCAAGCTCCTGGATCCCAGCTCAGAAGGGCACTTTATCAGAAGTCTAGTGGGGCTGCAGGCAACTTGGATGAGCCTTGTGAAAGAGTAAAAGGACCTGTAGGTAATATGAAATCTGTAGAGGCTATTTTGGAAGAAAGCACGGAAAAACTTAAAAGCTTGTCcctgcagcaacagcagcagcaggagggagataACGGagacagcagcaaaagcacagAAGCCAGTGATTTTGAAAACATTGAGTCACCTTTAAATGAAATAGACTCTTCAGCAtcagcagaaaacagagaacTTGACAACCAAATTCAGATTTCTGATCCAGAGAATCTGCAGTCCGAGGAGCGGTCGGACTCGGATGTCAATAACGACAGGAGTACGAGCTCAGTGGACAGCGACATCCTCAGCTCCAGCCACAGCAGTGACACTTTGTGCAACGTGGACAATGCCCCCCTGCCCCTGGCTAACGGACTGGATTCGCACAGCATCACCAGTAGCAGGCGATCAAAAGCCAATCAGGGCAAGAAGGAGACCTGGGACACGGCAGAAGAGGATTCAGGAACAGACAGTGAATACGATGAAAGTGGCAAGAGCAGAGGAGAAGCACAGTATATGTACTTTAAATCAGAACCCTACGCTGCAGAGGAGGGTTCAGGAGAAGGGCAGAAAT GGCTGATGGTGCACGTTGATAAAAGAATTACGCTGTCTGCCTTCAAGCAACACTTGGAGCCTTTTGTTGGAGTTCCGTCTTCTCACTTCAAAGTCTTTAGAGTCTATGCCAGCAATCAAGAGTTTGAGAGTGTTCGGCTGAATGAGACCCTTTCGTCATTCTCTGATGACAATAAG ATAACTATTAGACTTGGAAGAGCCCTTAAGAAGGGTGAATACAGAGTTAAAGTCTATCAGCTCTTGATAAATGAGCCTGAG CCATGCAAGTTTCTTCTAGATGCAGTTTTTGCTAAAGGAATGACTGTCCGACAGTCCAAAGAGGAGCTGCTTCCTCAGCTTCGAGAACAATGTGGCCTAGACTTGACAATTGACAG GTTTCGCCTACGAAAGAAAACCTGGAAGAATCCAGGCACTGTGTTTCTGGATTATCATATCTATGAAGAAGATATCAATATTTCCAGCAACTGGGAGGTCTTCTTAGAAATACTTGATG GAGCAGAAAAGATGAAATCCATGTCACAGCTTGCTGTTTTATCGAGACGATGGAGGCCATCAGAGATGAAATTAGATTCTTTCCAGGAAGTAGTACTAGAAAGCAGCAGTGTCGAAGAATTAAAAGAGAAG CTAAGTGAAATAAGTGGAATACCCTTAGAAAACATCGAATTTGCAAAG GGTAGAGGAACCTTTCCATGCGACATTTCCATACTAGAGATTCATCAAGACTTGGACTGGAATCCAAAAGTATCTGCATTGAATGTCTGGCCCCTGTACATTTGTGATGATGGTGCAGTAATATTTTATAG GGATAAAACTGAAGAATTAATGGAATTAACAGATGAGCAAAGAAATGAactgatgaaaaaagaaagcagcagactCCAGAAAACTGGACACCGGGTAACCTACTCTCCCCGCAAAGAAAAAGCACTAAAAATTTATCTGGATGGAGCACCAAATAAAGATTTGACTCAAGACTGA